The following coding sequences lie in one Stigmatopora nigra isolate UIUO_SnigA chromosome 4, RoL_Snig_1.1, whole genome shotgun sequence genomic window:
- the LOC144195649 gene encoding protein limb expression 1-like — protein MNKVENEDTLMSYLSQSDIDLSPKKFNVVAMLHNFWERKQSGQMDGSSVGSNGCVGNKGVQMETLLLYESDASTGPPFVCYVTLPGGSCFGNYKLCNTQAEARRDAARVALMNSLVNELPCRRICPQFISHSLQQATLESDVSLEDAHDSSTHIGTYSLLLHSYMGRTMLEFQEMMTVFQLLHWNGTLKILRERQCSRQSVITYYTKRGLDEYLRSSMALDWLGREQRSAGQIREELQVAQRQMLLARHRGMELRFYKEKTSILTLALSQAYIHHTLDFQSQATDSKEQLPLQDKDVSVRSSCSPSPILHEHTNLAVCGNCGSQFTSDCLSTCSFCTQLYSQKENVFLDA, from the exons ATgaataaagtggaaaatgagGACACACTCATGTCCTACTTGTCCCAGAGCGACATTGACCTCAGCCCTAAAAAAT TTAATGTTGTGGCCATGCTCCATAACTTTTGGGAGCGGAAACAGTCAGGTCAAATGGATGGCTCCTCTGTCGGATCAAATGGTTGTGTGGGGAATAAAGGGGTCCAAATGGAAACCCTGCTTCTGTACGAGTCTGACGCTTCCACTGGTCCGCCGTTTGTCTGTTATGTCACGCTGCCAGGAGGAAGTTGCTTTGGAAACTATAAG CTGTGCAACACTCAAGCAGAGGCACGTCGAGATGCTGCCCGAGTGGCTCTGATGAACTCACTTGTCAACGAGCTCCCTTGTCGACGTATCTGTCCTCAGTTCATCTCTCACAGtctacagcaagctaccttagAGAGTGAT GTTTCTCTTGAAGATGCACATGATTCGAGCACACATATAGGAACATACAGTCTGCTTCTGCACTCTTACATGGGAAGGACCATGTTGGAgttccag GAGATGATGACAGTTTTTCAATTGTTGCACTGGAATGGAACACTAAAAATACTGAGAGAAAGGCAATGTTCTCGCCAG AGCGTGATTACCTATTACACCAAGCGTGGTCTTGACGAGTACTTGCGCAGCAGCATGGCTCTGGACTGGCTCGGACGGGAGCAGAGATCAGCGGGTCAAATCAGGGAGGAGCTGCAAGTGGCGCAAAGACAGATGCTGTTGGCCCGCCATCGAGGAATGGAACTGCGCTTTTACAAGGAGAAGACAAGCATCCTTACTTTGGCTCTCAGTCAAGCATATATTCACCACACGCTTGATTTTCAAAGTCAGGCAACTGATAGCAAAGAACAACTACCCTTGCAGGATAAGGATGTTTCAGTAAGATCTTCATGTAGTCCATCACCAATCCTCCATGAGCACACAAATTTGGCAGTTTGTGGAAATTGTGGAAGCCAGTTTACTTCAGATTGTCTCTCTACTTGTTCATTTTGCACACAATTGTACTCACAAAAGGAGAATGTATTTCTGGATGcatga